The Misgurnus anguillicaudatus chromosome 15, ASM2758022v2, whole genome shotgun sequence genome has a window encoding:
- the zfhx3a gene encoding zinc finger homeobox protein 3 isoform X2 codes for MCSVAQRMECCDSVPIDGASGLHTQQPPGLCRTLAPSPFVLAIDQAIHLSTTTVSKQGGLVGRTEEKGLEERYEERIREKQVDEHSTREMIKDEGVREKHDGEVDGDDVKPIGKILYQNDGSAYVTEEESQISCGIPSSLLGVRPSIINTCYVSFSQSPAPHAFHVFHMHHLDNSESLALMTRQSKENAPDMAGLSEAEVTRSGQTKPILMCFLCQVSFGRSHSFRAHALRQHNITFSDDEQHLLSFKQTSAILQHAGPGDKPLLCFLEPKRNCESVVPLNSAPPTSGKEDTARRKENEEAETYEPRLPLLPSPSRISPATSVQSPAKDPSTLGRDGKQRGKEDEIKKDEGCSEGGERRMCLELGSAVENSAYSISSSSRQEHNTEAALSNQSISKPPNSATIATSFMNNTKTLTDSETECGTSFNCHDPAPASLVVVNPPTVNTTEQLANQESATAAEPNDQLENGSAVAMEPTNRLSDDDRLPITHSDLPNNHGQSTAPTLSPTIIQSSQSILEEGNSDTASRGRLVVAGDGGFVAIGDDVQASYAYGVQASMAHTRNSCKTLKCPKCNWHYKYQQTLEAHMKEKHPETESGQCPYCSSGQSHPRLARGETYSCGYKPFRCQVCQYSTTTKGNLSIHMQSDKHLNNMQSLQTQSHSHTPAAQPSPLSHSHATLAQPTQANSSSPSTLRGRASWRCEVCDYETNVARNLRIHMTSEKHTHNVLLLQQNLAHMQRQRKHNATELYRHCQPQTKLPDSSDEALHDSAQKLFECILCGCFSCDTLEELSQHLTMQRSLPNTYWRSTTGDTHHCRLCHYATPLRANFQLHCQTDKHIQRYQLAAHLREASSHHGNIEDEEEEWHLRCVAAGNQVQLRCGACDYEANSLEKLKLHTMNSRHEASLRLYKYLQKLDGVESEGVWLHCTLCDFSTRSSVSLVRHSHSLSHQRGEGLLRIQRIQKGLQDEEELGAIFTIRKSPAQENGEHKGMDSPPEVTANKEDRAGKKSEGFIQTEVEQSELSSIPKRPSPGSEDSDEPSPCKRPRVHEEMRQCPFCRFRHTDIERLRNHVMNQHAVQPTLRCPLCQDTLHSVALLRTHLTHLHSVTADCTQKLISTVIASDVLPEKMFLPVQNSDSQQTMNGLNTNETKRLDADAEPERGSTPQETAKIHKQPSEDAESTKENSAAFPCWQKGCNKVFTSSSALQTHFNQLHSQKSPTAISDRHIYKYRCNQCSLAFKTPEKLQQHSQYHAIRAATMCCLCQRSFRTLQALRKHLETNHLELSETQIQQLYGGLMMNGESLVSTDQAFDEDEESPEETVMKDDEECDLEEKLSPTDHDSGLVKDSAECDLKQPVLPLRKGPNITMEKFLDPSRPFKCTVCKESFTQKNILLVHYNSVSHLHKLKRSLHDTSTGVQEPVNSTDHKPFKCSICNVAYSQSSTLEIHMRSVLHQTKARASKIDSSSSSSESVSPLPGKAVLSTPGTPKPVTSMNSAILSQQKQNSDHNGMTANTDISQPSTSEVSTKLVDIIDSATKQQQMSLQHPLQQQQQFAQAQAHLQQELQKKAALLQSHLFSPALLHHFPMATEALLPGQHQQQLLIPFLIPGGEFHMNPELNLKGSGLNLNTLKPVVNENPADGLIYCPTQKQNKDQTHTSQQTASVDPRETGATHSNELKLSSDSQCEKDTAGQNNSKESKETDDLNRTEKADYLKGSKDLNEEVSDNGDVSNEFLPPRIAHDAPGNASRALLENIGFELVVQFNENKQRYQKNLAEPLPNEVGDVSDAKELDNSVNTKKQECEPCGKLFSNALILKSHKEQIHGSIFPIKSLEKFAKDYREQYDKLFPLRPTTPETPPVSSPSPSPPAPPPTSAQQQPQPQPQQKAVQPIIPVSLSATPTTVSIPQIKAPLAPIPLPMELPLFPPLLMPPLPLQALTSQVPVHLPQVEPGLTADLTQLYQQQLTPAMLQQQSKRPRTRITDDQLRILRQYFDINNSPNEDQIHEMANKSGLPHKVIKHWFRNTLFKERQRNKDSPYNFSNPPITTLEDINEDTRPPSPDPPRQECYGGRRSSRTRFSDYQLRALQDFFDANAYPKDDEFEQLSNLLNLSTRVIVVWFQNARQKARKNYENQGERAKDGERRDLSNDRYFRNSNNSFQCKKCSTVFQRIFDLINHQEKHCYKDEDEEMQDDLNETAMEFKIECHSPISGPSPFTQANMCSSPSSSSVSSTNVKSIDSEHLHTENLTRELKQTSEGSSDIKEAESINSEEADNNMQQPKSQCEEKQNASTEIQTHSLPKQQKLSCISQTSPTPSQSSPKNVSPLETSTSTEQPRQKPAQEISPYQCIQCKLSFPSFEHWQEHQQMHFLTQSYFPTPQFLDRPVDMPLMLFDPTNPLLARHLLSGTIPQIAAHAPPMTTIPDSTINSLKRKLEEKAGSSSMENDWENNSDEPHRDKRMRTTITPEQLEVLYQKYLLDSNPTRKMLDHISSEVGLKKRVVQVWFQNTRARERKGQFRAMGPTQIHRRCPFCRALFKAQTALAAHIRSRHRHEARNAGYSMAISQDQEGSYIKADSFDFANYSQFSDTIGHSDSPTSKSNDMSSHQQRLSPRPLKGEGIEDFEITSMKSYQTFELSKLNNREPSPDMTHEHTTDEGNDSLEGKHDSMSPNTEREASSENDEKMSSGLVSPAISFNAKDFDNDLVLDYSENSSLADPASPCPGSSNSQGFDSDRQSQKRHRTQMTNLQVKVLKACFSDYKTPTMLECEALGNDIGLAKRVVQVWFQNARAKEKKAKLSLAKQFGTESTSIDRPKTECTLCSVKYSGRLSVRDHVFSQQHLGKVKEALGGQMERDKEYLGSVTARQLMALQEVDQLKMPSDVLGLNQTPFQSQSSMNSSLQTPASLPGGSNKMAASLSSIKTGVSEPPVNEANRQPASTSSSAISAMDDKDVVSTTNSVFTPKTMQQDPQFPKENDSENKRIPINKFDTTTHCDKEMPDSSRPAVSTPNIPREHVIDPAQLQALHAAMQTDQAALLTSPLLPYMMSGFPPLFPPHIPAPMSSGLLQPMFGIDSMFPYGPVLPQALMGLSTGSILQQYQQNLQGALMQQRLQLQQKQLQQPEKPKPAHFHQDDTRGSVVDSTKHDKKQDAPKNTDSPSDSVNTKQPQLDDTILRSHCIVSKAVCGEEGNDGQTYDCLACEVSFTGDAELIKHLEYPLHRQRVAEKMISKEHATPQLPHISPSSTSQPDPSSEQRSSSATQSSLGIPSATSIPSPTNSDQCSSDLRCPQSSSSTLALPETAQSSPASLSPSNDTSSLTSLTKTCHVEPADSADGRCDGSKEGQDST; via the exons ATGTGCTCAGTAGCTCAGAGGATGGAGTGTTGTGACTCTGTCCCCATCGATGGAGCCTCTGGTCTCCACACACAACAGCCTCCCGGGCTCTGCAGAACACTGGCCCCCAGTCCTTTCGTACTGGCCATAGATCAAGCCATTCATCTGAGCACAACGACTGTATCCAAACAGGGTGGACTAGTGGGCCGTACTGAGGAGAAGGGACTTGAGGAGAGGTATGAAGAAAGAATTAGAGAAAAGCAGGTCGATGAACACTCTACCAGAGAGATGATAAAAGACGAAGGTGTGAGGGAAAAGCACGATGGAGAGGTAGATGGAGATGATGTGAAACCTATTGGAAAGATCTTGTACCAGAACGATGGCTCTGCCTATGTGACGGAGGAAGAGAGTCAGATTTCATGTGGAATTCCCTCCTCCTTGTTAGGTGTCAGACCATCCATCATTAACACGTGTTACGTTTCCTTTTCTCAAAGCCCTGCTCCACATGCTTTTCATGTCTTCCACATGCATCACCTCGACAACAGTGAAAGTTTAGCTCTGATGACCCGCCAATCCAAAGAAAATGCTCCTGACATGGCAGGATTGTCAGAAGCAGAGGTGACACGGTCCGGTCAAACCAAACCCATCCTGATGTGCTTTCTCTGTCAGGTGTCATTTGGTCGATCACATTCATTTAGGGCTCATGCTTTACGGCAACATAACATCACCTTTAGTGATGACGAACAGCATTTGCTCTCTTTTAAACAGACCTCTGCCATATTACAGCATGCCGGGCCAGGCGACAAGCCACTCCTCTGTTTCCTCGAACCAAAAAGGAATTGCGAGTCTGTGGTACCACTTAACTCGGCGCCACCAACCTCTGGGAAAGAGGACACGGCAAGACGAAAAGAAAACGAAGAGGCTGAGACCTATGAACCTAGACTCCCTCTCCTGCCCTCTCCATCCAGAATCTCCCCTGCTACCTCAGTACAAAGCCCTGCCAAAGATCCCTCAACCCTGGGCAGAGACGGCAAACAGAGAGGAAAGGAGGATGAGATAAAGAAAGATGAAGGATGTAGTGAGGGAGGAGAGAGGAGAATGTGTTTAGAGTTAGGTAGCGCTGTGGAAAACAGTGCATACAGTATTAGCAGCAGTAGCAGACAAGAGCACAATACTGAAGCTGCTCTGTCAAACCAAAGCATTTCAAAACCTCCAAACTCTGCAACAATAGCAACCAGCTTTATGAACAACACCAAAACCCTTACAGACTCTGAAACAGAGTGTGGAACAAGCTTTAACTGCCACGACCCTGCACCTGCTTCCCTTGTTGTGGTAAACCCGCCTACTGTCAATACTACTGAACAACTTGCCAACCAAGAGAGTGCCACAGCAGCAGAACCAAATGACCAATTAGAAAACGGTAGTGCCGTAGCAATGGAACCAACCAATAGGTTGTCTGATGACGACAGACTTCCTATCACTCATTCTGACCTGCCCAATAATCACGGCCAATCCACAGCCCCTACGCTCAGTCCCACCATTATCCAGAGCAGCCAGTCTATTCTTGAAGAAGGGAATTCGGACACGGCCTCTAGAGGAAGGTTGGTTGTGGCCGGTGATGGAGGCTTCGTTGCCATCGGAGATGACGTCCAAGCATCTTACGCTTACGGTGTGCAGGCCTCTATGGCACACACCAGAAACTCCTGCAAGACATTGAAGTGTCCCAAATGCAACTGGCACTACAAGTACCAGCAAACTCTGGAAGCTCATATGAAGGAGAAACATCCAGAAACGGAGTCTGGACAGTGTCCCTACTGCAGCAGTGGACAAAGCCACCCACGCTTAGCAAGAGGCGAGACTTACTCCTGTGGCTACAAGCCCTTTAGATGCCAGGTGTGCCAATATTCCACCACCACCAAGGGCAACCTGAGCATCCACATGCAGTCGGACAAGCACCTGAACAACATGCAGAGCTTGCAGACGCAGTCACATTCACACACCCCAGCAGCTCAGCCAAGCCCTTTATCCCATTCACATGCTACCCTCGCTCAGCCCACCCAAGCCAACTCCTCCTCTCCTTCTACACTTCGAGGACGTGCATCGTGGCGGTGCGAAGTCTGTGACTACGAGACCAACGTGGCAAGGAACCTGCGTATCCACATGACCAGTGAGaagcacacacacaatgtgctTCTGTTGCAGCAGAACCTGGCACACATGCAACGTCAGCGCAAGCACAATGCTACCGAGCTTTACCGGCACTGCCAACCTCAAACCAAACTGCCTGACTCCAGCGATGAGGCCCTACACGACTCGGCACAGAAACTGTTTGAATGCATTCTGTGTGGCTGTTTTTCTTGTGACACTCTTGAAGAGCTAAGTCAACACCTGACCATGCAGCGCTCATTGCCCAACACCTACTGGAGAAGCACAACAGGTGACACCCATCATTGTCGACTCTGCCATTACGCCACTCCTCTGCGAGCTAACTTCCAGCTGCACTGccagacagacaaacacataCAGCGCTACCAGCTAGCCGCACATCTCCGAGAGGCCAGTAGTCACCATGGAAACATTGAAGACGAGGAGGAAGAGTGGCATCTTAGGTGTGTTGCTGCTGGAAACCAGGTGCAGCTAAGGTGCGGTGCATGTGACTATGAAGCCAATAGCTTGGAGAAACTAAAGCTGCACACCATGAACTCCAGGCACGAGGCCAGCCTTAGACTTTACAAG TATTTGCAGAAGCTGGATGGAGTGGAGTCTGAAGGCGTCTGGCTGCACTGCACGCTGTGTGATTTCTCCACTCGCAGCAGCGTTTCTTTAGTGCGGCACTCACATTCACTAAGCCACCAGAGAGGGGAGGGGCTGCTCCGAATCCAGCGAATCCAGAAGGGTCTGCAGGACGAGGAGGAGCTCGGTGCCATCTTTACAATCCGAAAAAGCCCTGCTCAAGAAAATG GAGAACATAAGGGGATGGACTCTCCCCCGGAGGTTACGGCTAACAAGGAGGACAGAGCAGGAAAGAAATCAG AAGGATTCATTCAGACAGAGGTGGAGCAAAGTGAGTTGTCCTCGATTCCCAAGCGTCCCTCGCCTGGATCTGAAGACTCGGATGAGCCTTCACCCTGTAAACGGCCACGAGTACATGAAGAG ATGCGCCAGTGTCCGTTCTGTCGGTTTCGTCACACAGACATTGAGCGTTTGAGGAATCATGTGATGAACCAGCATGCAGTTCAGCCCACTCTCCGCTGCCCGTTGTGCCAGGACACGCTGCACAGTGTTGCCCTCTTGCGTACCCATCTGACACATCTGCACAGCGTAACGGCAGACTGTACTCAAAAACTCATTAGCACG GTGATTGCGTCAGACGTGCTGCCAGAGAAAATGTTTCTACCAGTGCAGAATTCTGATTCCCAACAGACAATGAACGGTCTAAACACTAATGAAACAAAGAGATTGGATG CAGATGCTGAACCCGAAAGAGGTTCCACACCCCAAGAAACAGCAAAAATCCATAAGCAACCTTCAGAAGATGCAGAATCCACAAAGGAGAACAGTGCAGCGTTTCCTTGCTGGCAAAAAGGCTGTAACAAAGTCTTTACATCCTCAAGTGCACTCCAAACGCACTTCAACCAGCTTCATAGTCAGAAATCTCCTACGGCAATATCCGACAGACACATTTACAAGTACCGGTGCAATCAGTGCAGTCTGGCTTTCAAAACCCCTGAAAAGCTGCAACAGCATTCTCAGTACCATGCTATCAGAGCTGCAACCATGTGCTGCCTCTGCCAACGTAGTTTTCGTACACTCCAGGCACTTCGGAAACACCTTGAGACAAACCACTTGGAGCTAAGTGAAACCCAGATACAGCAGCTTTATGGTGGTTTGATGATGAATGGTGAATCCCTGGTCTCTACAGACCAAGCttttgatgaagatgaagaATCACCAGAGGAAACTGTGATGAAAGATGATGAAGAATGTGACTTGGAGGAGAAATTAAGTCCTACTGACCATGATTCAGGTTTGGTTAAAGACAGTGCTGAATGCGACCTCAAACAACCTGTTCTTCCACTGCGAAAAGGCCCAAATATCACAATGGAGAAATTCCTGGATCCATCAAGGCCTTTCAAGTGTACAGTTTGCAAGGAGTCCTTCACCCAGAAGAATATTCTCTTGGTTCACTATAACTCAGTGTCACACTTACATAAACTAAAACGGTCATTGCACGACACGTCAACTGGCGTGCAAGAACCTGTTAACAGTACAGACCACAAACCATTCAAATGTAGCATTTGCAATGTAGCGTACAGCCAGAGTTCAACTTTAGAGATTCACATGCGTTCTGTCCTGCACCAGACCAAAGCTCGTGCATCCAAGATTGATTCATCTAGCTCAAGCTCAGAATCTGTTAGCCCCCTTCCAGGCAAAGCAGTGTTGAGCACCCCTGGAACCCCGAAGCCTGTGACTTCCATGAACAGTGCTATCTTAagccaacaaaaacaaaacagtgaCCACAATGGCATGACTGCAAACACAGATATCAGCCAACCTTCAACATCTGAAGTCAGCACGAAGTTGGTAGACATTATTGATTCAGCTACTAAGCAACAACAGATGTCATTACAGCACCCATTACAGCAACAACAGCAGTTCGCCCAGGCTCAGGCCCATCTCCAGCAAGAGCTCCAAAAGAAAGCTGCCCTTCTTCAGTCCCATTTATTTAGTCCTGCACTTTTACACCATTTCCCCATGGCAACAGAGGCTCTTCTTCCAGGGCAACATCAGCAGCAGTTGCTTATTCCTTTCCTTATTCCAGGAGGAGAGTTTCATATGAATCCAGAGCTAAATCTGAAGGGTTCTGGGCTAAACTTAAACACATTAAAGCCTGTTGTAAATGAGAATCCTGCTGATGGCCTGATATATTGTCCTacacagaaacaaaacaaagaccAAACTCATACTTCTCAGCAAACTGCTTCTGTAGATCCGAGAGAGACTGGTGCCACTCATTCTAATGAATTAAAACTGTCCAGTGATTCACAGTGTGAAAAGGACACAGCTGGCCAAAACAATAGTAAAGAATCAAAAGAGACTGATGATCTGAATAGAACTGAAAAAGCAGATTATCTTAAAGGCAGCAAAGACCTAAATGAAGAGGTGTCAGACAATGGAGACGTTTCAAATGAATTCCTTCCACCCAGAATAGCCCATGATGCACCTGGAAATGCTTCAAGGGCTTTGCTTGAGAACATTGGGTTTGAGTTAGTTGTGCAGTTCAATGAAAACAAGCAGCGATATCAGAAAAATCTTGCTGAGCCATTACCAAATGAAGTCGGTGATGTATCCGATGCCAAAGAGCTTGATAATTCAGTGAACACAAAGAAGCAGGAATGTGAGCCTTGCGGTAAGCTTTTTTCAAATGCACTGATACTGAAGAGCCATAAAGAGCAGATTCATGGTTCTATTTTCCCTATCAAGTCATTGGAGAAATTTGCAAAAGACTACAGGGAGCAATACGACAAACTCTTCCCATTGAGACCCACAACTCCTGAGACTCCTCCTGTATCATCTCCATCTCCGTCACCTCCTGCACCCCCTCCCACTTCAGCGCAGCAGCAGCCACAACCACAACCACAACAGAAAGCAGTGCAACCAATTATACCTGTATCACTTAGTGCTACTCCTACAACTGTCTCCATTCCGCAAATTAAAGCTCCATTAGCCCCAATTCCTCTACCCATGGAACTGCCACTCTTTCCTCCACTCCTAATGCCTCCATTACCTTTGCAAGCTTTGACTTCTCAGGTACCTGTTCATCTGCCCCAAGTGGAGCCTGGCCTGACGGCTGATTTGACTCAGCTCTATCAACAGCAGTTAACtccagccatgttacagcaacaAAGTAAAAGACCACGAACCAGAATCACAGATGACCAGCTGAGAATCCTGCGACAGTATTTTGACATTAACAACTCCCCAAATGAAGACCAGATCCATGAGATGGCCAACAAATCAGGTTTGCCACATAAAGTCATAAAACACTGGTTTCGGAACACTCTGTTTAAAGAACGCCAGCGCAACAAGGATTCTCCATACAACTTTAGTAACCCTCCCATCACAACCCTGGAAGATATAAATGAGGATACCAGGCCACCCTCTCCTGATCCACCAAGACAAGAGTGTTATGGAGGGAGGAGATCTTCAAGAACCAGGTTTTCTGATTACCAACTAAGAGCACTGCAGGATTTCTTTGATGCCAATGCATACCCCAAAGATGATGAATTTGAGCAGCTATCTAACCTCCTCAATCTTTCCACTCGTGTGATTGTGGTATGGTTTCAAAATGCCCGCCAAAAAGCtcgaaaaaactatgagaaccAAGGTGAGAGAGCGAAGGATGGTGAACGTCGAGATCTCTCTAATGATCGCTACTTTAGAAATTCCAACAACAGTTTCCAGTGTAAGAAATGCAGCACAGTATTTCAGCGCATTTTTGATCTTATCAATCATCAGGAAAAACATTGTTACAAAGATGAGGATGAGGAAATGCAGGATGACCTGAATGAAACTGCAATGGAGTTCAAGATTGAGTGTCATAGTCCAATATCTGGACCCTCACCGTTCACACAAGCAAACATGTGCTCAAGCCCTTCTAGTTCATCTGTGTCTAGCACCAATGTAAAGTCCATCGATTCTGAGCATCTGCACACAGAAAATCTCACCAGAGAGCTTAAACAGACAAGTGAAGGATCATCTGACATAAAAGAGGCTGAAAGTATAAATTCTGAGGAAGCAGATAACAACATGCAGCAACCAAAGTCTCAATGTGAGGAGAAACAAAATGCAAGCACAGAGATTCAAACTCATTCACTTCCTAAACAACAAAAGCTTTCCTGCATATCTCAAACAAGCCCAACTCCGTCACAGAGCTCCCCAAAAAATGTTAGTCCTTTAGAGACTTCAACCTCAACTGAACAACCACGGCAAAAGCCAGCCCAGGAAATAAGCCCTTACCAGTGCATCCAGTGTAAATTGAGCTTTCCTTCTTTTGAACATTGGCAAGAGCACCAGCAAATGCACTTCCTTACTCAAAGTTATTTTCCTACCCCACAGTTCCTGGACCGGCCTGTGGACATGCCTCTTATGCTGTTTGATCCTACTAACCCTCTACTGGCAAGGCATTTGCTTTCAGGTacaattcctcagatagcagcACATGCACCCCCAATGACCACCATACCTGATTCAACCATAAACTCTCTGAAAAGGAAGCTTGAAGAGAAAGCAGGATCCAGTTCTATGGAAAATGATTGGGAAAATAACAGTGATGAACCCCATAGAGACAAACGCATGAGAACCACCATAACACCAGAGCAGCTTGAGGTGTTATATCAGAAATATCTTTTAGACTCCAATCCAACACGCAAAATGCTTGACCATATCTCCAGTGAGGTGGGTCTAAAGAAAAGAGTAGTTCAGGTCTGGTTCCAGAATACCCGAGCACGTGAGAGGAAAGGTCAGTTTCGGGCTATGGGTCCAACTCAAATCCATCGCCGCTGCCCATTCTGTCGTGCTCTGTTTAAGGCACAGACTGCTCTTGCTGCCCACATacgttcacgtcacaggcatgAAGCAAGAAATGCAGGTTATAGTATGGCTATATCTCAAGATCAAGAAGGTTCTTACATCAAAGCTGATTCATTCGATTTTGCTAATTATTCTCAGTTTTCAGACACCATCGGTCATTCAGATTCTCCAACAAGTAAAAGCAATGACATGTCCTCACATCAGCAGCGTCTCAGCCCTAGGCCCTTAAAGGGTGAGGGAATAGAAGATTTTGAGATCACTTCCATGAAAAGCTATCAGACTTTTGAACTGAGCAAGCTGAATAACCGGGAGCCTAGCCCAGACATGACCCATGAACATACAACTGATGAAGGAAATGACTCTCTAGAAGGTAAACATGACAGCATGTCACCCAACACCGAAAGAGAGGCTTCTTCAGAAAATGATGAAAAGATGTCTTCTGGACTAGTAAGCCCAGCAATAAGTTTTAATGCAAAAGATTTTGACAACGATTTAGTCCTGGATTACAGTGAAAATTCCAGTCTGGCTGATCCAGCTTCACCATGCCCTGGTAGCTCCAACAGTCAAGGCTTTGACAGTGACAGACAGAGTCAAAAGCGTCACCGTACTCAAATGACCAACCTACAGGTAAAAGTTCTCAAAGCCTGTTTTAGTGACTATAAAACTCCAACAATGCTTGAGTGCGAAGCCTTGGGAAATGACATCGGACTTGCTAAGAGGGTTGTTCAGGTGTGGTTTCAGAATGCTCGAGCCAAGGAGAAGAAGGCCAAGCTTAGTCTTGCCAAGCAGTTCGGTACGGAGAGTACCTCTATCGATAGACCAAAAACAGAGTGCACTCTGTGCTCTGTCAAATACAGCGGACGCTTGTCTGTTCGTGACCATGTCTTTTCCCAGCAACACCTTGGTAAAGTTAAGGAGGCCTTGGGTGGCCAGATGGAGAGGGACAAGGAATATTTGGGTTCAGTAACGGCCCGCCAGCTGATGGCTCTGCAAGAGGTGGATCAGCTTAAAATGCCAAGTGATGTTCTTGGACTTAACCAAACTCCCTTTCAAAGCCAGTCATCTATGAACTCAAGTCTGCAGACACCTGCATCCCTACCAGGAGGTAGCAATAAAATGGCAGCAAGTCTTTCTTCCATTAAAACAG GTGTCAGTGAGCCTCCTGTAAATGAAGCAAACCGCCAGCCAGCCTCGACATCCTCTTCTGCCATATCAGCTATGGATGACAAAGATGTAGTTAGCACAACCAACTCTGTCTTCACTCCAAAGACCATGCAACAAGACCCCCAGTTTCCCAAAGAAAACGATAGTGAGAATAAAAGAATTCCCATAAACAAGTTTGACACTACTACTCATTGCGATAAAGAGATGCCAGACTCATCCAGACCAGCAGTATCTACTCCAAATATTCCAAGGGAACATGTCATCGATCCAGCTCAGCTACAAGCTCTTCATGCAGCAATGCAAACTGATCAAGCAGCTCTGCTCACTAGTCCCCTCCTGCCCTATATGATGTCTGGGTTTCCTCCTCTTTTTCCTCCCCATATCCCTGCACCCATGTCTAGTGGGCTTCTGCAACCTATGTTTGGCATAGATAGCATGTTCCCATATGGTCCCGTCTTGCCACAGGCTCTAATGGGGCTGTCAACAGGCTCCATTCTCCAGCAATATCAACAAAATCTGCAGGGTGCATTGATGCAACAAAGACTACAGCTGCAACAGAAACAGTTGCAGCAACCAGAAAAACCAAAACCTGCTCACTTTCATCAAGATGACACCAGAGGATCTGTCGTGGATTCAACCAAACATGACAAGAAACAAGATGCACCCAAGAACACAGATTCCCCCTCTGACTCCGTCAACACTAAGCAGCCACAACTGGATGATACTATTCTTAGAAGCCACTGTATTGTCTCCAAAGCAGTGTGTGGAGAGGAGGGCAACGATGGTCAAACTTACGACTGCCTTGCCTGTGAGGTGTCTTTCACCGGGGATGCAGAGCTCATCAAGCACCTGGAATACCCTCTTCATAGACAAAGAGTGGCAGAGAAAATGATTTCCAAAGAGCATGCTACTCCTCAATTACCTCACATCAGTCCCTCATCTACCTCTCAGCCAGACCCATCCAGCGAACAGAGATCGTCTTCAGCTACCCAGTCTTCTTTAGGGATTCCCTCTGCAACTTCTATCCCTTCACCAACAAACTCTGACCAATGTTCATCAGATCTACGATGTCCCCAAAGCTCTTCTTCGACTTTAGCTTTACCCGAGACTGCCCAAAGCTCACCGGCTTCTCTTTCGCCTTCCAATGATACCTCAAGCCTGACAAGCCTCACAAAGACTTGTCACGTAGAACCTGCAGACTCTGCAGATGGGCGTTGTGATGGGTCGAAGGAAGGACAAGACTCAACGTAA